A region of Etheostoma cragini isolate CJK2018 chromosome 2, CSU_Ecrag_1.0, whole genome shotgun sequence DNA encodes the following proteins:
- the arpc1b gene encoding actin-related protein 2/3 complex subunit 1B → MAYHSFLLEPISCHAWNKDRTQIALCPNNHEVHIFKKDGTKWTKIHELKEHNGEVTGIDWATDSNRIVTCGADRNAYVWTLKEGAWKPTLVILRINRAARCVKWSPRENKFAVGSGSRLISICYFEQENDWWVCKHIKKPIRSTILSLDWHPNNVLLAAGSCDFKCRVFSAYIKEVEEKPGPTPWGNKMPFGEMLFESGGGEAAGQTLAGGGGWVHSVCFSHSGNRLAWTSHDSTVSVAEGGKTGTVNSLSSETLPLLCVTFITENSLVAAGHDCYPVLFVYDSAKASLTFGGKLDVPKQTAQKGISARERFQNLDRRASETQSTDNDLNSLHKNSINQISVLEGGRNQCTKFCTTGMDGGMVIWDVKTLESAMKNLKIV, encoded by the exons ATGGCGTACCATAGTTTCCTACTGGAACCCATTAGCTGCCATGCCTGGAACAAAGATCGTACCC AGATCGCCCTGTGCCCCAACAACCATGAGGTCCACATCTTCAAGAAGGATGGGACCAAGTGGACCAAGATCCATGAGCTGAAGGAGCACAACGGGGAGGTGACAG GTATCGACTGGGCTACAGACAGTAACCGTATAGTGACTTGCGGAGCGGACCGTAACGCCTACGTGTGGACCCTAAAAGAGGGCGCATGGAAGCCCACCCTGGTCATCCTCAGGATTAACCGTGCTGCTCGCTGTGTGAAGTGGTCGCCAAGAGAGAACAAGTTTGCTGTAGGCAGCGGCTCACGCCTCATCTCCATCTGCTACTTTGAGCAGGAAAACGACTG GTGGGTGTGTAAGCACATCAAGAAGCCAATCCGCTCCACCATCCTCAGTCTGGACTGGCATCCCAACAATGTCCTGCTGGCTGCCGGATCCTGTGACTTCAAATGCAG GGTGTTTTCAGCCTACATtaaggaggtggaggagaagcCCGGCCCCACTCCCTGGGGAAACAAGATGCCGTTCGGAGAGATGTTGTTTGAGTCTGGCGGGGGTGAAGCAGCGGGTCAGACCCTAGCTGGAGGTGGTGGTTGGGTGCACAGCGTTTGCTTCTCACACTCCGGCAACCGCCTGGCCTGGACCTCCCATGACTCCACTGTGTCTGTCGCTGAGGGAGGAAAGACCGGCAC GGTGAACAGTTTGAGCTCTGAGACACTTCCACTGCTGTGTGTCACCTTCATCACTGAGAACAGCTTAGTAGCAGCT GGCCACGACTGTTACCCTGTGCTGTTTGTGTACGACAGTGCCAAAGCCAGCTTGACATTTGGTGGCAAACTGGACGTTCCTAAGCAGACGGCCCAGAAGGGCATCAGTGCTAGGGAACGTTTCCAGAACCTGGACCGTCGGGCCTCAGAGACCCAGAGCACTGACAATGACCTGAACTCCCTGCACAAGAACAGCATCAA TCAAATCTCAGTGCTGGAAGGTGGACGAAACCAGTGCACCAAGTTTTGCACCACCGGCATGGATGGTGGGATGGTCATCTGGGATGTCAAG actcTGGAGTCTGCAATGAAGAACTTAAAGATAGTGTGA